A genome region from Paludibacterium sp. B53371 includes the following:
- the dapC gene encoding succinyldiaminopimelate transaminase codes for MNPLLKRLQPYPFQRLRALLAGVVPAAGKTPINLSIGEPKHPTPAVLCDALTGALDGLAAYPPTLGEPALRQACGRWLQRRYGIEADTEREILPVNGSREALFAFVQAMIDPSGEQTPVVISPNPFYQIYEGAALLAGAEPWYVNCTAANDFQPDWASVPESVWQRTQVVFVCSPGNPTGAVMSLEDWRQLFALSDRHGFVIASDECYSEIHFGQPPLGGLQAARQLGRDFSRIVMFTSLSKRSNAPGLRSGFVAGDASLLEAFLLYRTYHGSAMSPTIQRASIAAWDDEAHVEANRAAYQAKFDAVVPLLADCLGARLPDASFYLWLKVPGGDDQAFTRRLLAEENITVLPGSFLARDAHGSNPGQGYIRIALVAPLSECVEAAERIRYLVSHSSRN; via the coding sequence GTGAATCCTCTGCTGAAGCGTCTGCAACCCTACCCGTTCCAGCGGCTGCGCGCCCTGCTGGCCGGAGTCGTGCCGGCTGCCGGCAAAACCCCGATCAATCTGTCCATCGGCGAACCGAAACACCCGACACCCGCCGTGCTGTGCGATGCCCTCACCGGTGCGCTGGACGGTCTGGCGGCCTACCCGCCGACGCTGGGCGAACCGGCACTGCGCCAGGCCTGTGGCCGCTGGCTGCAAAGACGCTATGGCATCGAGGCCGACACCGAGCGCGAGATCCTGCCGGTCAATGGCAGCCGCGAGGCGCTGTTCGCCTTTGTTCAGGCCATGATCGACCCGAGCGGCGAACAGACTCCGGTGGTGATTTCGCCCAATCCCTTCTATCAGATTTATGAAGGGGCGGCCCTGCTGGCCGGTGCCGAACCCTGGTATGTGAACTGCACGGCGGCCAATGATTTCCAGCCGGACTGGGCATCGGTCCCCGAGTCAGTCTGGCAGCGCACCCAGGTGGTCTTCGTCTGCAGCCCGGGCAATCCGACGGGAGCGGTGATGTCGCTGGAAGACTGGCGTCAGCTGTTCGCGCTCTCCGACCGGCACGGTTTCGTGATTGCCTCGGATGAATGCTATTCGGAAATCCACTTCGGTCAGCCGCCGCTCGGCGGTCTGCAGGCCGCCCGCCAGCTGGGGCGCGATTTCAGCCGCATCGTGATGTTTACCAGCCTGTCCAAGCGCTCCAATGCGCCCGGCCTGCGTTCCGGTTTTGTGGCCGGCGATGCCTCGCTGCTGGAAGCCTTCCTGCTGTATCGCACCTATCATGGCAGCGCCATGAGCCCGACCATCCAGCGCGCCAGCATCGCCGCCTGGGATGACGAGGCACACGTCGAAGCCAACCGCGCCGCCTATCAGGCCAAGTTCGATGCGGTGGTTCCCCTGCTGGCTGACTGCCTCGGTGCCCGGCTGCCGGACGCATCATTCTATCTGTGGCTCAAGGTGCCGGGGGGCGATGACCAGGCCTTTACCCGCCGCCTGCTGGCCGAGGAAAACATCACGGTACTGCCAGGCTCCTTCCTGGCACGCGACGCCCATGGCAGCAACCCGGGTCAGGGCTATATCCGCATCGCCCTGGTCGCACCGCTGTCAGAATGCGTGGAAGCCGCCGAACGTATCCGGTATCTTGTCAGTCATTCATCACGGAATTGA
- a CDS encoding ATP-binding protein, translating into MNELRRPGMIVIAGLLAIVLLLTEFWLLQNAAQRREAERSALWGTYSLNSLANRFNAALDYANILAQPDNSEPAGFTLDTLGRVSSRIFHPNSPFNGAALLAKVSTSQRSAFESSINSPIQVLQNHHLSPSPKKSEYFPVIGYLPDDANGLPRGLDLGTLPGWEPMLNRAQNTGIPALLAVSGKDGTPNRIDIVVALPKRTHFLLFNLDLERFLDLPLPNGDSFQNHLRLLIWTKLNNQQPMLLLDSNPDQPRPEGAPNASLTSNIGGMTLQFGTYRLSQPDSKILDESDRNLLLLTTIGLLLFIAQVLWLSRSNKRFQVQLTEQNLQLAQNNQLLRQQISERIASEQARTESEMRQRAILQASSDAIVLVDRSGTITNTNPAAARLIGQTAESLPGLTIGSLFPELYDSSKQNFTAIAANFEGMPFEAQLIRNDTSKLPVELSLSQVTLPDDQFYLLVCRDISVRKEQEAALIRLKNSLAEQVEMQSRQLAALLEASPLAMAYIVDRHLKKVNHAFLELFDCEESRAINYTTRQFYQSDEQYDRTGRLLYHLLNEGKVVTTELQLQTGRGKLIWVRLHGKALNPAVPGLGTIWVYQDFSAERAAEDALRAAKELAEETSRTKTEFLANMSHELRTPMHAILGFAEMGQSRADQSGQEKIQQYFKRILSSGNRLLSLLNDLLDLAKMEVGRMEYNLQEDDLPRHLRDVCDELTGMAEGTGIHIELDADPQPLLATFDSVRIGQVLRNLLTNAIKFSPPDSTIKVEARLLPGAGFPLAQVRVIDQGPGIPPSELESIFDKFIQSSSTKTGAGGTGLGLAICREIIHAHQGEIRADNAAEGGAIFSFTFPQRPRHPL; encoded by the coding sequence ATGAACGAACTGCGGCGGCCCGGAATGATCGTGATAGCCGGCCTGTTGGCCATCGTCCTGCTGCTGACGGAATTCTGGCTGCTGCAGAATGCGGCGCAGCGCCGGGAAGCCGAGCGCAGTGCACTGTGGGGTACCTACAGCCTCAACTCACTGGCCAACCGTTTCAATGCCGCCCTCGACTACGCCAACATCCTGGCCCAGCCGGACAATAGCGAACCCGCCGGCTTCACGCTCGATACGCTGGGCCGGGTCAGTTCGCGCATCTTCCACCCCAACAGCCCTTTCAATGGCGCCGCCTTGCTGGCCAAGGTCTCCACCAGCCAGCGCAGCGCCTTTGAAAGCAGTATCAACAGCCCGATCCAGGTCCTGCAAAATCACCATCTGAGCCCCAGTCCGAAAAAGTCCGAGTACTTCCCGGTCATCGGCTACCTGCCTGACGATGCCAATGGCCTGCCACGCGGTCTGGATCTGGGCACCCTGCCCGGCTGGGAGCCCATGCTCAACCGGGCTCAAAACACCGGCATCCCGGCCCTGCTGGCCGTCAGCGGCAAAGACGGCACGCCAAACCGCATCGACATCGTGGTGGCCCTGCCGAAACGAACGCACTTCCTGCTGTTCAACCTGGATCTCGAGCGCTTTCTCGACCTGCCTCTGCCCAATGGCGACAGTTTCCAGAACCATCTGCGGCTGCTGATCTGGACCAAGCTCAACAACCAGCAACCCATGCTGCTGCTGGACTCCAATCCGGACCAGCCTCGTCCGGAAGGCGCGCCGAACGCCAGCCTGACCAGCAATATCGGCGGCATGACGCTGCAGTTCGGCACCTATCGGCTGTCCCAGCCGGACAGCAAGATCCTGGATGAGAGCGACAGAAATCTGCTATTACTCACCACTATTGGATTGCTGTTGTTTATTGCGCAAGTGCTCTGGCTGTCACGCAGCAACAAGCGCTTCCAGGTCCAGCTGACGGAACAGAACCTGCAGCTGGCACAAAACAACCAGTTGCTGCGCCAGCAGATCAGCGAACGTATTGCTTCCGAACAGGCGCGCACCGAAAGCGAAATGCGCCAGCGCGCCATTTTGCAGGCCAGCTCCGACGCCATCGTCCTGGTCGATCGCAGTGGCACCATCACCAATACCAACCCGGCCGCGGCCCGTCTGATCGGCCAGACAGCCGAGTCGCTGCCCGGCCTGACCATCGGCTCGCTGTTCCCGGAGCTGTACGACAGCAGCAAGCAGAATTTCACCGCCATCGCCGCCAACTTCGAAGGCATGCCATTCGAAGCACAGTTGATCCGCAACGACACCAGCAAGCTGCCGGTCGAGCTGTCGCTCAGCCAGGTCACCCTGCCGGATGACCAGTTCTATCTGCTGGTCTGCCGCGACATCAGTGTGCGCAAGGAACAGGAAGCCGCACTGATCCGGCTGAAAAACAGCCTGGCCGAGCAGGTGGAGATGCAGAGCCGGCAGTTGGCCGCCCTGCTGGAAGCCAGCCCGCTGGCCATGGCCTATATCGTCGACCGCCATCTCAAGAAGGTGAACCATGCATTCCTCGAACTGTTCGATTGCGAGGAAAGCCGTGCCATCAACTACACCACACGGCAGTTCTACCAGAGCGACGAACAATACGACCGCACCGGCCGGCTGCTCTACCACCTGCTCAACGAAGGCAAGGTGGTGACCACCGAGCTGCAGCTGCAGACCGGGCGCGGCAAACTGATCTGGGTCCGGCTGCACGGCAAGGCACTCAACCCTGCCGTCCCCGGCCTGGGCACTATCTGGGTCTATCAGGACTTTTCCGCCGAACGCGCCGCCGAAGACGCCCTGCGTGCCGCCAAGGAACTGGCCGAAGAAACCAGCCGCACCAAGACCGAGTTTCTCGCCAATATGTCGCACGAACTGCGTACGCCCATGCATGCCATTCTCGGCTTTGCCGAAATGGGCCAAAGCCGTGCGGACCAGAGCGGGCAGGAAAAAATCCAGCAATACTTCAAGCGCATCCTGTCGAGCGGCAATCGTCTGCTGTCCCTGCTCAACGACCTGCTGGATCTGGCTAAAATGGAAGTTGGCCGCATGGAGTACAACCTGCAGGAAGACGACCTGCCACGCCATCTGCGCGATGTCTGCGATGAACTGACCGGCATGGCCGAAGGAACCGGCATCCACATCGAGCTCGATGCCGACCCGCAACCACTGCTCGCCACCTTCGACAGCGTGCGTATCGGTCAGGTACTGCGCAATCTGCTGACCAATGCCATCAAGTTCAGCCCGCCGGACAGCACGATCAAGGTCGAGGCCCGTCTGCTGCCCGGAGCCGGCTTCCCGCTGGCGCAGGTGCGCGTCATCGACCAGGGGCCGGGCATCCCGCCCTCCGAACTGGAATCGATCTTCGACAAATTCATCCAGAGCAGCTCGACCAAGACCGGGGCCGGCGGTACCGGACTTGGCCTGGCCATCTGCCGCGAAATCATTCATGCCCACCAGGGCGAAATACGCGCTGACAACGCCGCGGAAGGCGGAGCGATCTTCAGCTTCACCTTCCCGCAGCGCCCGCGTCACCCTCTTTAG
- the dapD gene encoding 2,3,4,5-tetrahydropyridine-2,6-dicarboxylate N-succinyltransferase: MHPIQALIEESFERRADITPTTVSPELKAAIDQVISELDSGRLRVAEKIDGQWVTHQWVKKAVLLSFRIRENQVTDDGVTRYYDKVATKFGDWNEKQFREGGFRVVPNAMVRKGSFIARNAVLMPSYVNIGAYVDEGTMVDTWSTVGSCAQIGKNVHLSGGVGIGGVLEPLQANPTIIEDNCFIGARSEIVEGVIVEEGSVISMGVYIGQSTRIYDRETGEIHYGRVPAGSVVVSGNLPSKDGTYSLYCAVIVKKVDAKTRAKTSINDLLRGI, encoded by the coding sequence ATGCATCCGATCCAGGCTCTGATCGAAGAATCTTTCGAACGTCGCGCCGATATCACCCCGACCACGGTCAGCCCGGAACTCAAGGCAGCCATCGACCAGGTCATCAGCGAGCTGGACAGCGGACGACTGCGCGTGGCGGAGAAAATCGACGGCCAGTGGGTCACGCACCAGTGGGTCAAGAAGGCCGTGCTGCTGTCGTTCCGCATCCGCGAGAACCAGGTCACCGATGATGGTGTGACCCGCTACTACGACAAGGTGGCGACCAAGTTCGGCGACTGGAACGAAAAGCAGTTCCGCGAAGGCGGTTTCCGCGTGGTACCGAATGCGATGGTACGCAAGGGCTCCTTCATCGCCAGGAACGCCGTGCTGATGCCGTCGTACGTGAATATCGGCGCCTATGTGGATGAAGGCACCATGGTCGATACCTGGTCCACCGTCGGTTCCTGCGCCCAGATCGGCAAGAATGTCCACCTGTCCGGCGGTGTCGGCATCGGCGGGGTGCTGGAGCCCCTTCAGGCCAATCCGACCATCATCGAGGACAACTGCTTCATCGGTGCGCGTTCAGAAATCGTCGAAGGGGTGATCGTCGAAGAGGGCTCGGTCATTTCCATGGGGGTCTACATCGGCCAGTCCACCCGCATCTATGATCGCGAAACCGGTGAAATCCACTACGGCCGCGTGCCGGCCGGCTCGGTGGTCGTCTCCGGCAATCTGCCCTCGAAGGATGGTACCTACAGCCTTTACTGCGCGGTCATCGTCAAGAAAGTGGACGCCAAGACCCGTGCCAAGACCAGCATCAACGACCTGCTGCGCGGCATTTGA
- the ddaH gene encoding dimethylargininase translates to MFQHVIVRTPCRALIDGLTSSDLGKPDYQRALAQHDAYIQALRQCDVDVTILPPADDYPDSVFVEDPVLCTPHCAILNRTGAESRRGETALLADTIGRFYDRVERIEAPGTVEAGDIMMVGSHFYIGHSARTNPEGARQMIALLEKYGMTGSVVRLEEVLHLKTGLSYLEHGNLLAAGEFVSKPEFQQYNVVEIPLHEAYAANSIWVNDRVIMPAGYPVTLAKVKALGYQVIEVDTSEFRKIDGGVSCMSLRF, encoded by the coding sequence ATGTTTCAGCATGTGATTGTTCGTACCCCATGTCGTGCCCTGATCGATGGCCTGACCTCGAGTGATCTGGGCAAACCCGATTACCAGCGCGCCCTGGCCCAGCACGATGCCTATATCCAGGCCTTGCGGCAGTGCGATGTGGATGTGACCATCCTGCCCCCGGCAGATGATTATCCCGACTCGGTATTTGTCGAAGATCCGGTATTGTGCACCCCGCACTGCGCCATCCTCAACCGTACCGGCGCCGAGTCGCGCCGTGGTGAAACCGCCCTGCTGGCGGATACCATCGGCCGCTTCTACGACCGGGTGGAAAGGATCGAGGCACCGGGCACGGTGGAGGCCGGCGACATCATGATGGTCGGCAGCCATTTCTACATCGGCCATTCGGCGCGCACCAACCCCGAGGGGGCAAGACAGATGATTGCCCTGCTGGAAAAGTACGGCATGACCGGTTCGGTGGTACGACTGGAAGAGGTGCTGCACCTGAAGACCGGTTTGTCCTATCTGGAACACGGCAATCTGCTGGCCGCCGGCGAGTTCGTCAGCAAGCCGGAATTCCAGCAATACAATGTGGTGGAGATTCCGCTGCACGAGGCTTATGCCGCCAACAGCATCTGGGTCAATGACCGGGTTATCATGCCGGCCGGCTATCCGGTGACCCTGGCCAAGGTCAAGGCGCTGGGCTATCAGGTGATCGAGGTCGACACCTCGGAGTTCCGCAAGATCGACGGCGGTGTCAGCTGCATGTCGCTACGCTTCTGA
- a CDS encoding class I SAM-dependent methyltransferase, producing MPATPLYCADNARRERAAQLAERYALPLVRQRPDSGYWLELDFERLSLVTTGKHGAVYAEFVEGAARHRREQGGGRGQPVAKAIGLKGHQGEMRVVDATAGLGRDAFVLASLGCQVTLIERSPVAAALLDDALERAARAADIQDIAARMTLVHADAIHWLTTLAEAQRPHVVYVDPMFPDTGKSAAAKKDMQAFQHVIGDDLDSAALLQAAVGAALNRVVVKRPRLGVVIEGLAPSAQMEGKSTRFDIYSIKALISAGKLPAPGEDSEA from the coding sequence ATGCCTGCCACTCCTCTGTATTGCGCCGACAACGCGCGCCGCGAGCGCGCCGCCCAGCTGGCCGAACGCTATGCCCTGCCTCTGGTACGCCAGCGGCCGGACAGCGGCTACTGGCTGGAGCTGGATTTCGAACGGCTGTCGCTTGTTACCACCGGCAAACATGGCGCGGTGTATGCCGAGTTCGTCGAGGGGGCTGCGCGCCACCGGCGCGAACAGGGAGGGGGCCGTGGCCAGCCGGTGGCCAAGGCCATCGGTCTGAAAGGCCATCAGGGTGAAATGCGGGTGGTGGATGCGACGGCGGGATTGGGGCGCGATGCCTTCGTGCTGGCCAGCCTGGGCTGCCAGGTCACCCTGATCGAGCGCTCGCCGGTAGCCGCCGCCCTGCTGGACGACGCGCTGGAGCGTGCCGCCCGCGCGGCCGACATTCAGGACATCGCGGCACGCATGACCCTGGTGCACGCCGACGCCATTCACTGGCTGACCACCCTGGCCGAAGCGCAGCGTCCGCACGTGGTGTATGTCGACCCGATGTTCCCCGATACCGGCAAAAGCGCCGCCGCCAAGAAAGACATGCAGGCCTTCCAGCATGTCATCGGTGACGATCTGGACAGTGCCGCGCTGCTGCAGGCCGCCGTGGGTGCGGCGCTCAACCGCGTGGTGGTCAAGCGGCCGCGACTGGGTGTGGTCATCGAAGGCCTGGCGCCCTCGGCGCAGATGGAAGGCAAAAGCACCCGCTTCGACATCTATTCGATCAAGGCCCTGATCAGTGCCGGCAAGCTGCCGGCACCGGGTGAAGACTCAGAAGCGTAG
- a CDS encoding ABC transporter ATP-binding protein, with translation MSSDFFIELRNVSFAYGRRPILKNINLRIPRGQLVAIMGGSGSGKTTLLRLISGQYRPQHGEVLVDGKDVAKMGHAELFAHRRRMGMLFQFGALFTDLSVFDNVAFPLREHTDLPESMIRDLVVMKLNAVGLRGTQNLMPSELSGGMARRVALARAIALDPALMLYDEPFTGLDPISLGVIALLIKKLNDALGTSAIMVTHDVHKSLDIVDHVYFVANGEIIAEGTPDQVRAAESPWVHQFVHGEADGPVHFAYPAGSELMADLDLQGGTHA, from the coding sequence GTGTCTTCTGATTTTTTTATTGAGCTCAGAAACGTCAGTTTTGCCTATGGCAGACGACCGATTCTGAAGAATATCAATTTGCGCATCCCGCGCGGACAGCTCGTCGCCATCATGGGCGGCAGCGGCAGCGGCAAGACCACGCTGCTGCGACTGATCTCCGGTCAGTATCGTCCGCAGCATGGCGAAGTGCTGGTTGATGGCAAGGACGTGGCGAAGATGGGGCACGCAGAACTGTTTGCCCATCGTCGCCGCATGGGCATGCTGTTTCAATTCGGCGCCCTGTTCACCGACTTGTCGGTCTTCGACAACGTCGCCTTCCCGCTGCGCGAGCATACCGACCTGCCGGAAAGCATGATCCGTGATCTGGTGGTCATGAAGCTCAACGCTGTCGGTCTGCGCGGCACCCAGAATCTCATGCCGTCCGAACTGTCCGGCGGCATGGCGCGCCGGGTCGCGCTGGCCCGCGCCATTGCGCTCGACCCGGCCCTGATGCTCTATGACGAGCCCTTCACCGGTCTGGATCCGATTTCGCTCGGCGTCATTGCGCTGCTGATCAAGAAGCTCAATGACGCGCTGGGCACCAGTGCCATCATGGTGACGCACGACGTACACAAATCCCTCGATATCGTCGACCACGTGTATTTCGTCGCCAATGGAGAAATCATTGCCGAAGGCACGCCGGATCAGGTGCGGGCAGCCGAATCCCCCTGGGTCCACCAGTTCGTGCACGGCGAGGCCGACGGCCCGGTACATTTTGCCTATCCGGCCGGCAGCGAGCTGATGGCCGACCTCGATCTGCAGGGAGGCACGCATGCCTGA
- a CDS encoding response regulator — MAHTLLLVDDEPFNLELMSELLEDAGYQIRTAESGEAAWQLLEQEGESYSTVLLDKMMPGIDGFEVLRRIKGNPKLEFLPVIMQTAVGAAASVQEGLSQGAFYYLTKPFSREMLLAVIEAAVSHWDRHAYFRELANQQAEALGYLSQARFAFRTHQEAQWVTALLARACPHPERVATGLFELLVNAIEHGNLRLSYSEKTRLQAEGQWEAELSRRLADPQLGQHQVQLDYHRSADTIRFTITDQGDGFDWEHFLDTEAISYLESHGRGILIARKLSFDRVRYQGNGSCVTAEIALQRPAGPSASDGAPADASH, encoded by the coding sequence ATGGCCCATACCCTGCTGCTGGTCGACGACGAACCCTTCAACCTGGAATTGATGAGCGAACTGCTGGAAGACGCCGGCTATCAGATCCGCACCGCGGAGAGCGGAGAAGCGGCCTGGCAGTTGCTGGAGCAAGAGGGAGAAAGCTATTCCACCGTGCTGCTGGACAAAATGATGCCCGGCATCGACGGCTTCGAGGTCCTGCGCCGCATCAAGGGCAACCCCAAGCTGGAGTTCCTGCCGGTCATCATGCAAACCGCCGTCGGCGCAGCCGCCAGCGTGCAGGAAGGTCTGTCGCAAGGCGCCTTCTACTATCTGACCAAGCCGTTTTCCCGCGAAATGCTGCTGGCGGTGATCGAGGCTGCCGTCAGCCACTGGGACCGCCATGCCTACTTCCGGGAGCTGGCCAATCAGCAGGCGGAGGCACTGGGCTATCTGAGTCAGGCACGCTTCGCGTTCCGTACCCATCAGGAAGCGCAGTGGGTCACCGCACTGCTGGCACGCGCCTGCCCGCACCCCGAGCGCGTGGCGACCGGGCTGTTCGAACTGCTGGTCAACGCGATCGAACATGGCAACCTGCGACTGAGCTACAGCGAAAAGACCCGGCTGCAGGCCGAAGGACAATGGGAAGCCGAATTGAGTCGGCGGCTCGCTGATCCGCAACTCGGACAGCATCAGGTACAGCTGGACTATCACCGTAGTGCGGACACCATCCGCTTCACCATCACCGACCAGGGCGACGGTTTTGACTGGGAGCACTTCCTCGACACCGAGGCCATTTCCTATCTGGAAAGCCATGGCCGCGGCATCCTGATCGCCCGCAAACTGTCCTTTGACCGCGTGCGCTATCAGGGCAACGGCAGTTGTGTCACCGCCGAGATTGCCCTGCAACGACCGGCGGGCCCGAGCGCCAGTGACGGGGCGCCTGCTGACGCCAGCCACTGA
- a CDS encoding DNA internalization-related competence protein ComEC/Rec2, whose translation MSALIGFVCGVTLCVWLAELPDWRWLLTSCLLWPLQRSGPLWWRRGCAGLLGIGLGLAWGVWQAGQRLAERLPGALDGQVVERVVTVRDLPVASTFGHRVLAELAPQADWPRRQAVRVRLQLGRGQPWPAGSRWRVRLRLQPYHATANGHGFDAEAWLWAQGMLVSARVVGRPQRLPDADDWQARVDRLRARVAQRTARVLAGQPREAALVTALTVGVQQEIAREDWTLFARTGVTHIVSISGLHVGMVAGLAAWLVRQGLRRWPWPGRTPRLWVALGGLLAAGAYSLLAGWSVPTRRTFFMLAVACLLLCWRRALTPMHIWWLALAAVLLLDPFAVYFPGLWLSFGLVAALMTVTLGRRQPPDKWQAMLAAQWAATVMSVVPLVGFFSALPLVSPLANGFAIPWVSLLVSPLCLLAAAIPLDALLWLCAWLCRVFYLVMGWCAAVPVWWVAAPSWPQLLAGGLGALWLIAPLGWAARLLGSLLLIPLLCHVPARPAAGQLRATVLDVGQGLAVWLQTARHDLLYDTGVAASEAVLVANLRGSGVRRLDALMLSHHDADHDGAAPALLANMPVQQLWLGQAASAQGLGQGFALCRPGRRWQWDGVRFEVLWPTADWHEDGNNPHSCVLRVVTRHGSLLLTGDIPQSVETQLLTRQRAMLASTVLIVPHHGSKTSSSMAFLQAVAPRWAVMSVGWRNRYGHPHPTVLARYQSAGVQVLRTDELGALTLLFGPRPVVSGWRQQAPRHWRSGPPVVAGQSRR comes from the coding sequence ATGAGCGCGCTGATCGGATTTGTCTGTGGTGTCACCCTGTGTGTCTGGCTGGCCGAGTTGCCGGACTGGCGCTGGTTGCTGACGTCCTGCCTGCTGTGGCCCCTGCAGCGAAGCGGGCCGCTTTGGTGGCGTCGTGGCTGTGCCGGCTTGCTGGGCATTGGCCTGGGGCTGGCCTGGGGGGTATGGCAGGCCGGGCAGCGACTGGCAGAACGTTTGCCGGGTGCGCTGGATGGTCAGGTGGTGGAACGGGTGGTGACGGTGCGGGATCTGCCGGTGGCCTCCACTTTCGGCCATCGCGTGCTGGCCGAGCTGGCGCCTCAGGCGGATTGGCCGCGGCGGCAGGCGGTGCGCGTGCGCCTGCAACTGGGGCGTGGCCAGCCCTGGCCGGCGGGCAGCCGCTGGCGGGTGCGTCTGCGTTTGCAGCCCTATCACGCCACGGCCAATGGGCATGGTTTTGATGCGGAGGCCTGGCTTTGGGCGCAGGGAATGCTGGTCAGCGCCCGCGTGGTCGGCAGGCCGCAGCGTCTGCCCGATGCGGACGATTGGCAGGCCAGGGTCGACCGGCTGCGCGCCCGGGTGGCGCAAAGAACAGCCCGGGTGCTGGCCGGGCAGCCGCGCGAGGCGGCGCTGGTCACGGCCCTGACAGTCGGCGTGCAACAGGAGATCGCGCGGGAAGATTGGACGTTGTTTGCCCGCACCGGGGTGACGCACATTGTGTCGATTTCCGGCTTGCATGTCGGCATGGTGGCGGGGCTGGCGGCCTGGCTTGTGCGCCAGGGATTGCGTCGATGGCCCTGGCCGGGACGTACCCCGCGTCTGTGGGTTGCGCTGGGCGGGCTGTTGGCGGCCGGTGCCTATTCGCTGCTGGCCGGCTGGTCGGTACCGACCCGACGCACTTTCTTCATGCTGGCGGTGGCCTGTCTGTTGCTGTGCTGGCGCCGTGCCCTGACGCCGATGCATATCTGGTGGCTGGCGCTGGCCGCTGTGTTGTTGCTGGATCCGTTTGCGGTGTATTTCCCCGGTTTGTGGCTGTCATTCGGTCTGGTGGCGGCACTGATGACGGTCACGCTGGGAAGGCGTCAGCCGCCGGATAAATGGCAGGCCATGCTGGCTGCGCAATGGGCGGCGACCGTGATGTCGGTGGTGCCGCTGGTCGGGTTTTTCTCGGCTTTGCCACTGGTCTCGCCTCTGGCCAATGGTTTTGCCATCCCTTGGGTCTCCCTGCTGGTGTCGCCCTTGTGCCTGCTGGCGGCAGCCATCCCGCTGGATGCGCTGCTGTGGTTGTGTGCCTGGTTGTGCCGGGTGTTCTACCTGGTGATGGGCTGGTGTGCCGCGGTGCCGGTCTGGTGGGTGGCGGCGCCTTCCTGGCCGCAACTGCTGGCGGGCGGGCTTGGGGCCTTGTGGCTGATCGCCCCGCTGGGGTGGGCTGCCCGGCTGCTGGGCTCGCTGCTGCTGATTCCCCTGTTGTGCCATGTGCCGGCACGGCCGGCTGCCGGTCAACTGCGTGCGACGGTGCTGGATGTGGGGCAAGGGCTGGCGGTCTGGTTGCAGACGGCACGCCACGATCTGTTGTACGACACCGGTGTGGCGGCCAGTGAGGCGGTGCTGGTCGCCAATCTGCGTGGTAGCGGGGTGCGCCGGCTGGATGCCCTGATGCTGTCGCATCATGACGCCGATCATGATGGCGCTGCGCCGGCCCTGTTGGCGAACATGCCGGTGCAGCAACTCTGGCTGGGGCAGGCCGCCAGTGCGCAGGGGCTGGGTCAGGGGTTTGCCCTGTGTCGTCCAGGGCGGCGCTGGCAATGGGATGGCGTGCGCTTTGAGGTGTTGTGGCCGACGGCGGACTGGCACGAGGACGGCAATAATCCGCACAGTTGTGTGCTGAGGGTGGTGACGCGGCACGGGAGCTTGTTGCTGACCGGCGATATCCCGCAGTCTGTCGAGACGCAACTGCTGACCCGGCAGCGAGCCATGCTGGCCAGTACGGTATTGATTGTGCCGCATCACGGCAGCAAAACCTCGTCCTCCATGGCCTTCCTGCAGGCGGTGGCCCCGCGCTGGGCAGTGATGAGCGTCGGCTGGCGCAACCGCTATGGGCATCCCCACCCCACGGTGCTGGCCAGGTATCAGTCAGCCGGCGTTCAGGTACTGCGCACCGATGAGCTCGGTGCCCTGACGCTGCTGTTTGGCCCCCGACCGGTCGTCAGTGGCTGGCGTCAGCAGGCGCCCCGTCACTGGCGCTCGGGCCCGCCGGTCGTTGCAGGGCAATCTCGGCGGTGA